In the Uranotaenia lowii strain MFRU-FL chromosome 1, ASM2978415v1, whole genome shotgun sequence genome, CCGTTTTTCACCGTTTCGTAAAACTTGCAATTTCACTGCCCCAGCAGAATGCACTCAATTGTGCCTCTAGGTGTTTTGCTGCCTTTGTTGTTGTGGGCAATCGGAAATGTGTTCCAGTGCTCATCCGGTGGAGAAAGAGATGGCGGGTGGGGCGATGCACGTTCGGCGAGGGATATATAAACTGAACAAAATTAATGAGAACATCCACAGTTTTGTGCTTCCGTGTTCTTTCAACAGTTGCAGCTGCACATCATCTTCTCGAGAGCCGACGGACGGACGGCGCTTTTCTTTCCGTGACCCAAGAATCCGGCAGTTTGTTGGTTAGTTTGTTAGCTTTTTTTGCCCTTGTTTCAATTTATGCCTTCTTTCTCTCCATAATTTCGTTGCACTTCTCTTTTATGGATGTGCGCCTTTTGTTTTTGGGAAAATAGAAACTATTTTCGCTGCTACTGTTTTCCGGTATGgtactgtttttattttcctcctCTCACTGTTCTTCCCTCTATTGTGTTTCGGAAGGCGCTAGACTATGGGATTTTTTCTAATTATCCACCTGACAACTGAAATGGTTGCTCGGTTATTTCAGCATTTCTGCACCGCTGAAACCCTTGAGCGGGCAAATAGAAAAAACGAACGGTCAAACGCCGACGAGAAACGAGGTAGTCCAGGACACAAAAACAACCAGCTATCcagtgaaaaagaaaaactaataTCGCTTAAGTCACGAGATCAGACAAATACAACCTGCGAAGGAAGGTGGAatactaaaaaaatgtttacgaCGCTGCTGTTAGTTGTTCTGTTTGGGATCGTCAACTGCCAACAGCCCAGACGGGATGCTGAAGTAGGTGGATTGAAACGGGATCAAACAGATTGCGAGAGATTTCTGATTATTTCATTGATCTTATACTTTCTACACAGTATCCGCCACCGGAATTTCTCGAGAAAATGAAGCCCCTCCACGATGCATGTGTTGCCGAGACGGGCGTCTCAGAAGGTAAGTTTGTTAGCGGATAgttatgaacaaattttaatcttGTTGATGAAACTTCTACCAGAAGATTCTGTATTGTTTGATCAGGTACTTCGTTTAAGAATTTATCATGGATATAGCCGTTAAATGAAAATTCCCAAATTAATAATTAATGATgagctttataaaaaaaataatattatcaaaatacGTATATCCTAGCTTCTTCTATGTTTAATGTTTGAAACGTAAATCAGTGCCTTATTTTCGGTAAGCAGACAATTGTTGTTTCGATCAATTAAGATGTTAGAAGAAGTAACGTTTCCGGTGCTGCATAAGTTTAGGGTTAAAAAACAATCCAAACACTTCCGTATTTTTTCTCGAATTGCAACGAAGGCTAGGAGccaaaattttctcaacaaCGAAAACTCCCAAACTTGCTAATGCACATATTTATCGTTCACAGATGCCATCAAGCGGTTCAGCGATCAGGACATACACGATGATGAAAAGCTCAAGTGCTACATGAACTGCATTTTCCACAAGAGCGAAGTGGTCAACGATAAGGGCGAGTTCCATTACGTGAAAATTCAGGACTTCCTCCCGGACTCGATGCACCTGATCACGTTGAACTGGTTTAAACGATGCCTCTATCCCCAGGGCGAAAATCTCTGCGAGAAGGCTTTCTGGTTGAATAGCTGCTGGAAGCAAAAGGATCCCGTGCACTATTTCCTGCCCTAAGCCTGGGACCATCAATCAGAATGGGAGAATAAAAAGTGCTAAATTGGGTTTCTTTTCACTTATAATAAAGGGTGTCCCAAATCAAATTGCAACGCTTTCAAAAACTACCTAGTTTACCGATTCTTTCCAAACTTTTAGACAATAAACTAGAACAATTCGTGATCATTTGATAGTTTTACTCTATTTAAGCAGATCCCgacaacgttacacgatttgtctatgtatcgtgtgaccaacatcttttaacttAGCCTGgggaatctcgtttttaagcttttttttttcctccaatttaagctttatttgcctgctcaaatctgaagaaaaaagcttaaatctgtcaaaaaagcttaaatctgagagatgtgctctaCACGGATTGTataacgttgccgggatctgtaTGTTCGTTCAAATTGTGTTCAAAATGAATGTAATCgttgaaaaaaagtgttttctacaaacgcctatgattttttattacttaaattattatagttgcttcaaaaacttgattttcaaaaaccatattcaaagccacagaacaaaactgtgttgcaaatacgcgccgctgtgtattcaatatgcgtCTAGCAGCCCAAcgcacccgaaagcagccgaagaccgaaaacacacgaatacttacagacactttgactgaaaataaaatcaaaacggactaatcaaaatttcaaaaaaatgaaaagtagattttttgggctgaattaacgctcaaaatatggatttagactttttgttcatttttaatgaaaattggcctttttgaaaaattgatgctattttcagcctgctacgattggcgcgttataacgagcgcatgggccgtgatagaacatacccataaaaagcataccttagcgagttcagtatgattttttagcataaaatcatagtttagattctcctctatcgatgtgtcagaaaatattgtcttattcgtttttctctgcatggtgacaccttattgaaagtgtttaaaaatttagatcgaattgaagaaaaacctaagttgtgaaattatcacgatacaggggcattttaagaaaaaaatcatacttgccatgaccaatcacagaatttaaaacaaactggtaatattttgcaggcttaaaatgtttcaggttcttcaaaacaagggtggcacgtattagccacatggggcgttatataaACTTTTCCCCTACACAGAAACCTACTCTTTCGTCGTTTCTTGTTCAAAATTAACCTTTTAGAAGCAGTGTAGAGAACATCAatcagatttaagttttttttttgtcagattaatgcatttttctcagatTTAGGCTATTATCTCCAATGCTCTCAAGGCAGAAAAgctaaaatctgataaaaaaaaacttaaaaacgataagttatttatttatttatttatttattgtacatcaacagatcacatattgatcctaatgataaaattaaaaattaaaattaaagacacTACAAATACAATGGTCTACACAAAACTTAAAGCTTTAaggatttttcttcggaatgcatccctcgaaacgtcaaaatcaaaatgttcgtAGTAGCGGTTGAATGTCTTGATTACACCTATAAGTGCTGTGTTAGCCCCATAATTATTCAAACGAAGAGGGACGTAGAGCTGGAAATCACGATTTCTCAAACCACGTGGTCGTATGTTGAGTTGAAGACCTTCCAACAGTGAGGGACAATCAGTTCTGGATGTAAGCAAATCAGCCACGACAGAGGCTCGTGCGGCGGTtctgcgggcttgcagcgtgtcaaTGTCGATTAAACGACAGCGgctctcgtagctgggaagtcggaacgggtcttgccagctcAGGTGACGAAGGGCGAATCTCATAAAGCGCCGTTGGATAGCCTCAATACGCTCAGAGCCGTTTTGGTAATAAGGGCACCAGATAGCAGAGGCGTATTCGAGGATCGAACGAACCAAACTGCAATAAAGACTCTTCAAGCAGTAAATATCTTTGAAGTCTTTCGCCATGCGAAACAATAGACCtaggcttctagaagctttatcgacgatgtaattggtgtaaatcttgaaatccatccgtctgtcaagaatgacaccaagATCATTCACGTGCTCAACTCGAGCAATAGCCTCGCCGCCGAGAAAATACGCTGCATTTGATGGAAGCCGCTTACGGGAAAAAGAAATTGCTTCGCATTTACTACGATTCAAAGGCAAACAATTGACATCGCACCAGgaggcgaagaggttgaactggTCCTGCAGGAACTTGGCATCGTCAGGGCCGGAGATGGGATGAAACAACTTCAGGTCGTCTGCGTAAGctaattttggtccatcgaggagtaacagcacgtcgttgaaataaatcaagaacagtattggtcctaaatggctcccttgaggcactccagagGTGGCGAAAAACTGTTTGGAGAAGGATTCTACCGTTCGGACAGTAAGTTTCCGATCTACCAGGTAGCTGCGAAACCATTTCAGTAGAGACCCACAAAAACCAATGCGATCGAGTTTGGCGATAGCAATTTCATGGTTCACTTTGTCGAAAGCGGCTGACAGGTCGGTGTAGATGACGTCTGTTTGGAATCCtgaagcaaaactgtcttgcacctTAGACGTAAACGCCAGCAAGTTTGTGGTCGTAGAGCGCTTAGGCATAAAGCCATGTTgatcattagaaaaatatggtTTGCAGTACGAGAAGATAGGGTCTAAAACAACCAGCTCAAATAACTTGGCAATAGCGCATAAGGCAGAAATACCGCGGTAGTTGTTGACATTCTTCCTGTCGCCTTTCTTgtagaccggaaacatgtaggcttctTTCCATATAGAGGGGAACGTAGACGTGTTGAGCGATGCTTGGAAGATTCGTTTTATAGGTGTTAGCATATGTGATATGCAGCGCTTCAAAAAAGTggctggtataccgtccggtcCTGCAGAATAGCTGTGTTTCAGCTTCACGGAAGCCTTCAAGATGGTATCTTCGTCGActgcaaaattatcaaatgaagTGCTCAAATGAGGGACGTTGCTTGTTGCACTATTTAACTGCTCCGAGGATATTGAGCCAGAGCCGAAAATACTACGGAATTTCTGTGCAAAGAGATCACAGATTTCACGGTCCGAAGTCGCCGACGTATCATCCAGGAACATGTGTGATGGTAAGCCGGATTCCTTCCGTTGATCCTTGATGTACTGCCAGAATGATttaggttttgttttaaaaccacGCTGAATCCGGATTAGGTAGCTCTGATAGCAACGCGTGCTTAGTATTTTATAGGCTGAGTTAAGTttgcgatactgatttttggcCTGAAGAGTCTTGTGCCTGGTGTAATAACGGAGGGCTTTATTCTTCAGCGTTTTCATTTGTCGCAACTCTTTCGTGACCCAAGGTGCTCGTAGATTTGAGACTGCAGAgcgtttcggcacatggcgatcgatGATGTAGTTTACAATGTGAGTGAACTTAACAGCAGCAGCGTTTGGATCAGAAGGGTCTAGTTCAGATTCCCAATTAATGGTGTCCAGAGTTTGAAAAATCGCAGAAAAATTGGCACTTTTAAAGTCGTGGAAGAAGGATGCCGGATTTTCGGTAACGGCGACAATTCCGGAAACATCGAGCGTAAGCAGCAAAGCGGGGTGGTGAGGGACGGACTTGACCAGAGGCTCAGGAGCTTCTTCGATTGTTGGTGAAAGAGACCCGTCATTAACGAAACAGAGATCGAGCGTCCGGCCATTTTCGTTAACGATGTTGTTGATTTGCCGGAGAGTGGCCGTACTTAGAGCGTCGAGGATGATGTTGGAGGGCAACGTGAATGAGGATCTTTCCGGGTCAGCAAACAAGAAGCTACTTTGGGAGGAGCACCACTTTAAACCAGGCAGATTGAAATCTCCGATGATAATGATGTCGTCTTCAGGATTAGTGATTGAGCTAACTTTGGAAAGGCTACGAGAAAAGGATTCAGCAAAAGTCGCATTTTTAGCACGATCGGGGGGGAGGTACACAGCACCAATGTAAAGCTTTCGTTTGCCTAGGTCGATACGAATCCAGACCATTTCCAAGTCAATCCATGCCACATCATCGATGGGCAGGGCTGATAGGCATgacttaaagtctgcttcatttaatattggaacaaattcttttgctcattg is a window encoding:
- the LOC129737869 gene encoding uncharacterized protein LOC129737869, with the translated sequence MVWIRIDLGKRKLYIGAVLSKVSSITNPEDDIIIIGDFNLPGLKWCSSQSSFLFADPERSSFTLPSNIILDALSTATLRQINNIVNENGRTLDLCFVNDGSLSPTIEEAPEPLVKSVPHHPALLLTLDVSGIVAVTENPASFFHDFKSANFSAIFQTLDTINWESELDPSDPNAAAVKFTHIVNYIIDRHVPKRSAVSNLRAPWVTKELRQMKTLKNKALRYYTRHKTLQAKNQYRKLNSAYKILSTRCYQSYLIRIQRGFKTKPKSFWQYIKDQRKESGLPSHMFLDDTSATSDREICDLFAQKFRSIFGSGSISSEQLNSATSNVPHLSTSFDNFAVDEDTILKASVKLKHSYSAGPDGIPATFLKRCISHMLTPIKRIFQASLNTSTFPSIWKEAYMFPVYKKGDRKNVNNYRGISALCAIAKLFELVVLDPIFSYCKPYFSNDQHGFMPKRSTTTNLLAFTSKVQDSFASGFQTDVIYTDLSAAFDKVNHEIAIAKLDRIGFFWFVRSSNTPLLSGALITKTALSVLRLSNGAL
- the LOC129756110 gene encoding pheromone-binding protein-related protein 6-like, giving the protein MFTTLLLVVLFGIVNCQQPRRDAEYPPPEFLEKMKPLHDACVAETGVSEDAIKRFSDQDIHDDEKLKCYMNCIFHKSEVVNDKGEFHYVKIQDFLPDSMHLITLNWFKRCLYPQGENLCEKAFWLNSCWKQKDPVHYFLP